AACTTTAAAGACAAACATTTGAAAGGCATGGAATCCCAGCTAATGAAGCAATTGGCCGAGAAAATGCTGAGAGGTGATTATAACTCGGCCTACTTGTTACAGAGTTATAAGCCTATACCCTCAAATAAGGTACTGGAGCAACAACTCAAACTCACCAACGGATACAGTCGTTACGAAAACATTACCGGGGTCTATTTGGAAGCTGGAGAAAATGTAGTATTGGTGGGTGACCTTCACGGACGCACCGTAGGACTGCTCATTCCAGACTGGATGCGTCAACCGACTCTAGGCTATCAACCGACAAAAGACCCCGAAGGCTGGGGACTGAAAAAACAAGAGATACTGTTACACGAAGGTGTGAACGTAATCAATGTGAAGAAAGCCGGTAATGTGTATGTAGACTATTTCGCGGATGACCCCGACACTGCACCGGCAGTTACCATTCACTTTGTAACTGGGAAGGTAAATGGGTACTTTGACGCTACTGTACAGAGTAACGAAGACTGGAACCGTCTATTAGATAATGCGGTCAGCCCTGTTATGGATGTGAAGGGGAAATATATTCAACTAGCATACCCTGTGGAGCAATTAAAAAAGTTGACTTATGGCAAAGGCAAGGAACTGGCTGAGAATTATGACAAGGTAATGCAGGTACAATACGATTTCTCGGGTGCCACGAAATATAATCGTATACCAAAGAAGCGTATTCTGGCGCGTGTCAACTTTAACTATTTTATGTTTCGCGATGGTGACGGTGTAGCTTTTGAGGGTACAGATGGCACTATGAAGGCAGCGATAGGTCCGGAAGTGACAACTAACTGGGGTATTCATCATGAGATAGGACACGTGATGCAGATGCGTCCTTGGCTTACTTGGGGAGGAATGACAGAAGTGAGTAATAATCTTTTCTCCATGTATGGTACTATGAGTTTGGGTGATTCCAGCCGTTTGAGTAAGCGTCATATTTATGAGGTTGCTTTTAGTAAAGTACTTAATGCGCCAGAAAAGCAGTTTATCATGTGTGTGAAGGATCCTTTCCATAAGTTGATACCCTTCTGGCAAATTCAAATCTATGCCGATAAGATTGGTTATAAGGATTTCTATGCCGACCTGATGGAGCATTTACGTAACCAACCTCATAAAGGGGCAGGTAATGCATCTATTCATAATATGTATGAATATATTAAGCTTTGCTGTGATTTCCTGAAAACAGATCTTACGGACTTTTTCGATGCGTGGGGGTTCTTTCAGACCGGAAAATTTCACGTAGGCGATTATGGTAACTATGATTTTGAGGTCACTCCCAAGATGATTGAGGAAACAAAGCACTACATTGCTTCTAAAAACTATCCGAAACCGAGTATGGATGTGACAAAATTGACAGATTAGTTTTTGTATGACATAAAAACAATTCACGGGAGTTGCATTTAATTCTTTCAATATGAGAAATCTATTTTTTAATTCGATTGCAAATATGGGCAGATGCACTGTTGTTGTATTCATGTTGCTTTTTGTTTGCAATATGTATGGTCAGCAACGCTTTCTTTCCAATCACCCTCGCTTGCTGTTCACTGGTGCAGAAGAAGCTGCTGTGAAGCAGTTGATACAAAACAATCGGCTTGCCGGTGAGTTGGCGGAGTTCTTGAAAGCGAAAGCGGATACATTGGTGATTACTCCGCAGAAACCTTATTTAAAGGATAAATATGGTAATATATTGTGGACATCCCGATCCTATGTGAACCGCTTGGGTACGCTTGCATTAGCTTACCGTCTTTACGGTGAGCGGAAATACTTGGATGCCGCCAACGAGGCTTTATTGTGGGTGTGTAACTATCCCGACTGGGATCCACCTCACTATTTGGATACTGCGGAAATGGCAACTGCCGTAGCTATTGCTTATGACTGGTTGTATGATGCGCTGCCTACTTCGACTAAAGACTTGGTAAAGAAATGTTTGTACGAACGTGCCATTGTTCGTGTGTTGCGTGAATACGAAAAGGGTAGCTTGGGAAGTTGGGCGAAACGAGAAACCAATTGGAACGTGGTATGTAACACTGGTATGGTGCTGGCCGCTTTGGGTATTGCAGAAGATTATCCGAAAGAGGCCGCTGTCATTCTTGATAATGCTGCCAAGTATATGCCCAACTGCCTGAAACATTTTGCTCCGGATGGCGTATGCTATGAGGGCCCTGCTTATTGGGGATATACTACCAGTTATTTAACTCTCTACCTAAAGGCGGTGGCTGATAATGACAATGGAAAGGGAGGTATAGCACAACTACCCGGCTTGGAGCGCACGGCGCTTTATCAAAAACGGACACTTACTCCGTCCGGTCGTCTTTTTAATTTCGGTAATGCGGGGGCTGATGCTCAAAATTCTCCGGCATTTTTCTTATTCAGCCGTATGTATAACCAACCTGAAGTGGCTGAATGGTATCGGGAAAAGTTAAAATTGACCATGCAGGATAATTTACTTCTACATCAGCTTTTCTTTCTGTCACTTCCTTGGTTTGACAATGCTTCACCTAAAAAAGTGGAGAAAATACCTGCTTTAGAAATATACCACAACACAATTAATGATATAATAGTTTTCAATGGGAATAGAAATAAGAAAGGTTCTCTATTTTTGATAGCCAAGGGTGGAGAACCTCGTCAAGCGCATCAACATTTGGATGGAGGTACATTCATTGTTGAAAGCAATGGGGTTTGTTGGACAGAGGATCTGGGAGCTGATGATTATGCCCTACCGGGATTTTGGGACGGACGTCCTGACGGACAACGTTGGAAGTATTTCCGTAATAACAATTTTTCCCATAATACGTTGAGTATCGACCATAAGATTCAGTATGCCAATGGCGAGGCATTTGTTTGCGAAGAGCATACAGATGCGAAGCAGCCTTCTGTAAAGCTGGATATGACTACTCTATACAAAGATCAGGCTTCTTCTGTATTCCGCACGTTCAAATTGTTAAATGATTACACAATAGAGATAATGGATGAAGTGGACTTACTCAGCCCGCAGTCTATAGTCTCATGGATAGCTTCCACCAAGGCACAAGTGGAAGTAAAAGAGAACCGGGTACGCTTGACGCATGAAGGCAAACATTTTTATATGGAAATCATCGCTCCGGCAGGAGCTACCTTTAAAACTTATCCGGCAAAGAATACCTATAAGGGTGAATATCCCATTGAAGGTTACAATATGTTGGAGGCAGAATGTGGATTGGAAGGTGGTAAAGGAAAGGTTGTGGTGCGTATGAGCAGTAAAAGAAATATGAGATAGCCTACTAAGAATAATTTAATTAATAATTACGTATGAAAATAACAAATTTTTTAGCATTGGGCATATGCCTCTTGTTTGGTTCATGTACAATGCAGAAATCTACTGTACAAGTCAACGACAAGGGTACGGAATGGGAGTGGAATAAAGGAACAATTGTAGTGAAAACTCCCGAACGACCTGCCGGACAAGAGAGTGTCATCGGGTTGGCTCTTCCTAAGATGGAAGTAGTTCGTGTGGGATTTGTAGGGTTAGGTATGCGTGGGCCGGGTGCTGTGTCACGTTTCACTTACATTCCTGGCACACAGATTGTAGCACTGTGCGACTATGAAAAGGAGCGTGCTGAGAAGTGTCAAAAGTATCTGAAAGAAGCTTCTTTACCAAAAGCAGCTGTTTACTCGGGTGATAAAGGTTACGAAGAATTGTGTAAACGCGATGATATTGATCTGGTTTATATTGCAACCGACTGGTTGCATCATTTTCCTGTGGCGAAATGCGCATTGGAGAATGGCAAAAACGTAGCGATTGAAGTTCCTTCGGCTATGAACCTGAAAGAATGTTGGGAACTGGTTGATCTTAGTGAGAAGAACCGTAAGCACTGCATGATTTTGGAGAACTGTTGTTATGACTGGTTTGAGATGAATACCTTAAATATGGCACAACATGGAGTGTTTGGTGAGGTAATTCGCGCGCAGGGTGCCTATATTCATAATCTTGCTCCTTTCTGGAAGCATTATTGGAAGAAAGGTGAGGATGACAAATTGGGCTGGCGTTTGGATTATAATATGCGTCATCGTGGCGATGTATATGCTACTCATGGTCTTGGTCCGGTGGCGCAGGCCCTCAATATTCATCGTGGTGACCGTATGGAGACTTTAGTAGCAATGGACACCAAATCGGTCGTAGGTAAGGACTTGGTGAAAGAAAATGCCGATTCTGTTTGTAATAGTTTCCGTAATGGTGACCACACTACTACTTTGATTCGTACCGCTAATGGTAAGGTTATCGAAATCCAGCATAACGTGATGACTCCGCAACCCTACAACCGCCTTTATCAACTGACGGGTACTAAGGGTTTTGCCAATAAATATCCTATTCAAGGGTACGCCCTTGATGCAGAGCAGTTGAAGGCTTCCGGCGTTCAGCCTAAGGTGGACGACTTGAATTCACATGGCTTCATGCCGAGAGAGGAGATGGTAGCTTTAGTAGAGAAGTATCAACATCCTATCCTGAAAAAGTATGGTGAGATGGCGAAAGAGGTAGGCGGCCATGGTGGTATGGATTTCATTATGGACAGCCGTTTGGTTTACTGCTTGCAGAATGGTCTTCCGTTGGATATGGACGTTTATGATTTGGCAGAATGGTGCTGCTTGGCAGAGTTGGGTGAACTCTCTATGGACAATGGTTGTGCTGCTGTTACGTTTCCCGATTTTACCCGTGGTGAATGGAATAAGGTGAAAGGATATAGACACGCTTATGCTGCTCCTGCTGACGAGGAAGCAGCGATGGAAAAAGCGAAGGCTTTCACTAGCAAATTGAAAGAACAAGGCGCCAAAGAATGGGCAGCAACCGAAGAATAAAATAAAATTTAAAAAACATGTAATCAATAGGCTCAGGGTATCAAAGAGTGAATCCCGTTCAGCAACAATAGCAGAACGGGATTTTTCACTTTCCTCTGTACTCTTGTGGTGACTGATTGAAACAGGCTTTGAAGCAATGCCGGAAGTAACGTAGAGAACTGAATCCTGCCTGATAGGCTATTTCCGTGATTTGTAGCTCGGGATGATTTCTCAACAGTTCTGCTGCGTATTTCAGGCGGGCATTCATAATGAACTCGTTAGGAGACATACAGCTCAAGGCTTTCAGTTTATTGTAGAATGCGCTACGGCTTAAAGCCATTTCCTTGGCTAGGGCACCGACGTCGAATTCTGAGTCTGAGAGATGGGCTTTGACCGTTTCCTCTAACTGTTCCAGAAACTTGGCATCAATAGGGTTAAGTGCTAGTGCTTGTATCTCAATTTCAGCAGGAGATTCACTAGTTGTCATTTCCTGGCTGAATTTCTGTTTTAGCAGTTTTCGGTTACGCAGTATATTGGCAATGCGAGCTTGCAGCATTTTGTTGTTGAAAGGTTTCCCAATGTATTCATCGGCACCGCATTGCAGTCCTTCCAACTTTTTGTCGTTCGAAGTGAGGGCTGTGAGCAGTACTACGGGGGTGTGGCAGAGGTCGAAGTCGGTTTTTATCTTGGAACACATCTCAATACCGTTCATTTCCGGCATCATGACATCGCTTAGTATAAGGTCGGGACGTTCTTCCATTGCTTTTTGTAGTCCGTCCTTGCCGTTCATCGCAATAACTATCCGGTAGAGTGGCGAGAGTAGATCGGTAAGCAGTTGGAGCAGTTCTTCGTTATCCTCTACAATGAGTACGCAGTCCTTGTCCGTCCTTTCAATGAAAATAGGTTCCGGTGTTTCTGCGCATTCTTCTGTTTCTGTCGTTTCTGTGAATGGTGCGAGTATTGTTGCAGATTCCGCTTTTGTTGCCTCTATGAAGGTGACATCGTTGTCATCTTTAAAGAGATTTTCTTTGGGTAGTATTACTGTGAAGATACTTCCATAATCTATTGCACTTTGCACTTCGATTTGACCGTGGTGTAGTTCTACAATACCTTTTGAAAGAGCCAAGCCGATACCGCTACCGGGTGAAGAAAAGTTTTCGTCCGCCTGGTAGAAGCGGTCGAAGATGAACGGTAGGGCCTTTGGGGGAATACCTTTGCCGGAGTCTATCACCTTAATATAAATAGAATCTCCTTTATCGGTGATTGACAATTCTATCTTTCCTTTTTCGGGCGTATGTTTAAAGGCATTGGAAAGTAGATTGGTGAAGACTTTCCTCAATTGTCGTCCATCGAACCAGCACAACAAGTTTTCTGCTTCTGTATGGAATATGAACTGTATATTCTGTAAGTTCGCTTGGTCTGTGAAATCTTGATGAATTTGTCTCAAGTAGGGGATGAGGTCCATTTGGCAAACGTTTAGATGCAGTTTCCCACGTTCCATCTTCCGGAAATCCAGTAGCTCTGAGATCAGCTCTTTGAACTGGAATGTGTTTCTGTAGATTTTTGTCAGGCGACTGCGCAGAAAAGGAGAGAGGCTATTGACTTGTAACAGTGCTTCAATTTGTGCGATAATGAGTGTTAGCGGTGTACGAAACTCGTGAGAGATATTGGCAAAGAACTGCAACTTGGCTTGTATCAGTTCTTCATTCTTCTCTTTTTCCAGTTTTTCTTGTGCCAGTGAGGCGCGGAGTTGCATCTTGGAACGTGCTTCACTGAAAATATTCCAGCCAATGACAGTGATTGTGCAGAGATAAAGAATCCACATCCACCAGGTGTTCCACCAGGGATGATGAATAAGGATGGGGAGTTCGATAGCATGTATTTCGTCGAGTAGACTCTGTTGTTGTTCACGTATTACCAGTTTGTACTTTCCGGGGGGGATATTGGTGAATACCACAGTATTACCGTTGGTTTTGCTCCACTCTTTGCTGAATCCTTCCAACTTGTATTCATATATTTTTCTGTCAGTATTATTAACGTAATTGTTCGAAGAAAAACTGATGGAGAAGTTATTCTCTTTGTGGTTCAATTCTATTTGCCGGACAAAGGGTAAAGCACTTTTCAGAATACCATCGTCCGTTCCGACGGAGATAACCCGATTGTTTACTACTAAAGAAGAAAAATAAAGGTTGTAATTGGGGGCTATTTTCTGCAACGAGGAGTTCATGAACGAACTCATGCCTTCTATACCACCTACAAAGGTTTCCCCGTTACGGCAAATCAGAAGTCCGCAACCTTCGTTGATAGCAGAGAGGTGCAAACTCTCCACATCAATTATCTGCTTCTCCTTGGTCTGTGGATGATAAATGAGAAGACCATGGTCGTTACTGATTGCCAGATAACCTTTGGTGGTGATATCCATATTGTAGCAATAGTCGGCATCAATATCTGTGCAAGCTGTAAATTGCTCTTTTTTTCCGTCGAACCGATAGATGCCGCTTCCGGAGGTACCGAAATAAAGGGTACCATCGTGACTTTCCGCCATGCTCTGTACATAATAGTTTCCCAATCCTTTTTCACCGTATTGATAGATATATTTTTCTTGCGGATTGTTCATGTTGATACGTACAATTCTCCTCCAATGGGTTATCCAAAGGTAGTTTTGAGAATCTATCAGAAAATTGCTTCCTTCTGTATTTGCTTCCGGAGTTTGAGGGAATAGTTTTTGAAAGTTCCCTTTGCCTTCTTTGACAAACATCCCTTCTCCCGTAAGGAGATAGATTTTCTCATCTCTGAACGTTACCTTTATCCAGGTATTTCCAAATGCTTTGGAGTGGAAGACAACTTTCTTGCTTGGAATGTCGAAGCACAAGCCGCCCTGTTTGTGAGTACCTATGTAGAGTTGGTCGTTTGCGGCATCGTAGGTAATGCATTTCAGGTTGTAGAAAGGTCCGTGGGCTGATTTTGCGTCCATTAGGTAGTGAGTGAAACGTCCGGTTTCCCGTTCCAGACAGTTCAGACCACCTCCTTCGGTACAAATCCATACGTCTCCACGCTTGTCTTCCACCATGTTTCCGACAAAAGGAAAGCTTAATCCGTTTTCGTTGCCGATACTTTCGGTATAGTGGTGAAAGATATCCACTTCGGGGTTGAAGTAGTTGACACCACCATAGTAGGTACCCACCCAGATAGTACCTTGCCGGTCTTTGTGAAGTGAAAAAATAGAAGAGTGGCATAGACTTCCGGGTTTGCTTCCTCTTTGATAGTAAGAAATATGCCCTAAGGTATCTATCTTGTTCAGTCCGTTGAAGGTACCCAGCCAAATACTTCCCTCGTTGTCTTCCACAAAGCAACGCACATCATTGCTGGAGATACCGAATTCCTTTTGGATGGTAAATTGCTGGCTGATTCCGTTCTCTATCTTGTACATGCCGTTGCGGAAAGTGGCCACCCACATCGTTCCACGGCTGTCCCGGTATAATGAAAGCACGTTGATATTTGGAATCACGCAGATGGGGGATGAAGGATTATGGATGTTATCGGTTCTGTAAAGTCCGTTTCGGGTACCCAGCCAGAGACTGTTATTGGCATCTACATAAAGGCGGATGATTGTTTTATGGAAAGGGGCTTGGTAGACGAATCTGAATGTTTCTTGTTCCCGGTCCCATTGGAAGACACTATCATTAACAGCTGTCCATATTGTATGGTTGTGTGCGAATAGAGTTTGTGTGCGTAGTGGTAGAGATAAAAAACGATCTTTATGTAGATCATAACGGATCAGTTTCCCGTCGGAAGTAAAGAATAGATTACCTTGTTTGTCACTTACTATGTGTGATATTTCATTACCGCCAAAATAATCTTTATTGTCCGGAGAAGGTTTATAGGTTTTCATTTGGTTCCCATCGTAGCAGTTCAAGCCTTCGAGTGTACCAAACCACATTCTGTCCAGTTCGTCCTGGCAGATAGAAAGTACAGATATTTGTGACAGACCATCTGATTTGCCTAAATGCTTAAAATAGATATTTCCGTGAATGGCAACAGATATGATAAGAAATAGGCATAGTAACGATTTCCTTTTCATAGCGGGGATTTTGAGATTAAGCGTGTTTATGATTACCATACAAAAGTAAAGCTTTTAGCCGAGAATGAGATGTTAAAAATGAGCTTTTTAATAGAGAGGACATAAATGTATCATGGAAGGGACGATTTCTCCTCTTATGGAGTTAAGGGCATTCTGTCTGCTCACAGTGAAAATATTGTCAAGTATTAATACTTTAGCTGTCAGGTGCTAACGCCTCTTTTTCAGAGTATTAATACCTGAGTTGTTGGGCATATATACCCAAGGCGCTGGATCTATATATCCACCACACTGGATCTATATGTCCAATAAACGTTGTGAGACAGCGTTATACGATGTGGAGGAGGCGAAGGATGATTTCTCTTCTATATTTTGTGTTTTGTTTTACAGTGGCTGGACAGAATATGATTAATGTTTGCTTAGTATTAGCAAACTTTCCGGTCCCATATTGAACAGCAAGTCTATAATACTCAAGTTAGGCAGGAACCCCAGTTTGGACTCGAAAACCTGGTAATAAGGCTGCGGAACGAACGCTGTATCGGCCGTCCGGAAGTCCTTTTTGGGATGAATGATTTCACGAAAGTCGGCTTCGTCGGCGGTGAACTCCATTTTATATTCGGCGGTACGTTCTATAACCGGATGAATATCTATCAGTTCGCAGACCAGTCGGCAGAGTTCTTCGTTGAAATCGAACAGAAACTCGTATTTCTTTTCGTAGAAGGGACGGAAATCGTCTTTGTAGTATTCGAAGAAAGGAGTATTGTTGTAGGCCGACTCAATAGCGTTCCAATGCAGGTGTCTCCAGTTGCCGTGGTCGGAAATCCGGATATCTTTCATTGGGCATTTCGGTGTATCGGGCTTTACGGTGGGGATAGAGAGAGCCAGTTCGCCGTCCGGTCCGGTAATTGTGCATCGGTTACGGTAGGTTTGTTTCATATAGTGGTCGTGCTGTTCTATAAAAATCTTGTCGTATGCCAATAGTTTGGTGTAGTACTCGACAGGAGCGAGGTAGGCTGAAGATAAATAAGCTGTTTTCATTTCTTTCATTTTATACGTTTTGAGAGTCGTTTATGTTACTGTTCGGGGGATTGTCGTGCTGCCCGGAAGATCATTTCACCGTCCGGAAAAAACGATTCCAACGGTAGCCGTCAAACACTCCGGTGTCTTTTTCTTTGGAGAACCAGACAAGAGAGGCTTTGCCGATCAGATGGTCTTGCGGAACGAATCCGAACAAGCGCGAATCAGTCAGGTTAATGGTGTTGTTGGCTCCCACCCAATAATAATCTTTGGTGAAATAACAGTGTTGTGTTGGTTTGCCGTCCACATAAAGAGTGTCATTCTTGATTTCCGCCTGTTTACCTTCATGCATCACGAGGGTGTTTCGCAGTAGTGTAATATTCCAAGGATGTACCCGGATGAACTTCCCTTTACCGGGGACGATAAGCGGTCGCAGCTCGGTGTCTTTCTTCCCCGCCAAAGGCTGAATCCAGTTATTCCCGTTTATGGCTTGTTCCAACAGGTAATATTCATAACGGCTGAAACTGCGTACATGGGTACTGTCACTGCTACCCATTAAACCGTCATCGTCAATGGAAAGAGTGTGCATGAGTGAAGTTATCAGATTCTCTTTGTCTACCGGATAAGCATAGAGCCGCTTCTTGTCCGGATTGAATTGTACCTCGGGAGAAATCACAGAAAAAAGGGAATCGATAAATAGAGTATCACCCGGAACACCGATACAACGGCCGATGTAGATCTCGCGGCGGTCGATAACCGGTTGCCGGATGCCGGCAGGATTGTTAAACACAACAATATCTTGTTCCCGTACCGGACGCTCGCGCCAACGGTGATAGGAGAATATCGACATGAAAGGAATCCGCAGGCCGTAACTCCATTTATTCACCAGAATACGTTCGCCTTGGAAAATAGAGTTTTCCATGCCGGTGGAAGGGATAAAACAAGACGTAAAAGCAAATCCCCGGAGCAGAAGCACAATGACTATTGCTCCGGCAAATACTAGTATCCATTTGAATTTACGAATGTTCACTTAATAGCTTCCTTTTTTAATCCACCCACTTAAAGAGGCGGTTCCAACGGATTTTTCCGTCAAACCAGCCACGGTCTTTATCGAGCGACAGCCATACAACGATCGGTTTGCCCACAACGTGGTCTTCGGGTACAAAGCCCCAATAACGGGAGTCGGCAGAATTATGACGATTGTCACCCATCATCCAGTAGTAATCCATTTTGAAGGTATATTCATTGGTCTTTTCACCGTTGATATAGATACCGTCCGACTTCACTTCCAGCTTGTTGCCTTCGTATGCCACGATGCAACGTTCGTAGATAGGCAGGTTGTCCGGAGTCAGCGTAATGGTAGCTCCCTTGGCCGGAATCCAGATTGGCCCGTAGTTGTTGCGGTCCCACTTGGTGTAAAGATTCAGCGGATACATTTGTCCGGCATAGGCTTCCGGTTCCATGATTATTTTGCTGATTAGCTTCTTGTTGCCCAGAAGAGTGTCATACATCTTTTTAGTCAGCGGGAGATGATATACAGGATTCAGTTTTCCTTGCGCATTCCGGCTGTCGAGTCCCATTTCCAATAGTCCGATTTCATAACCGGAGTCTTCCATTAGTGTCCTGTCAGCATTGCTGATTCCCAGTTCGCGGAACATTTCTTCCGGGATATATGGACCGGTTGTTTGCACGAAATAGTTGAATTGCAGATTCTCCGGATTCTGGATTGCCTTGCCGTCAATCATGACTTGTCCGTCTACGATCTGGAGCGTGTCACCCGGCAGTCCTACACAGCGTTTTACATAATTCTCGCGGCGGTCTACCGGACGCCAGAGCACTTCTCCGTAGGTTCGCGGGTTATTTAGGATCTGTTTGCGTCCTGCGGCGTAATATAAGTCATACACGGCACGCTGTTGTTCGCGTGTCAGGCTATCCATATCTATCTGTTTGGAATATATGCGTTGGCCTTCGCCGTATGCCAATGTATAAAAGTCTGTCGTCTGTTGGTAATTGACGGCTACCGTATCTCCTGCAGGGAAGTTGAACACTACGATGTCATTCAATTTCACATTGCCGAATCCCGGCACTCTTTTATATTTCCATTGTGGCCATTCGATATATGATTTAGTACCTACAATTGGTAATGTATGTTGCGCCAGCGGCATAGAAAGCGGTGTGTTCGGCACGCGGGGACCGTAACTCATTTTGCTGACATATAGAAAGTCGCCTACCAGCAATGATTTCTCTAGAGAAGAAGAAGGAATCTGGTAGTTTTGGAAGATATAGATATTGACAAAGTAAACGGCTACCAATGCAAAGATAATAGCATCTACCCAGCTCATGACACTCCGAACTGCCGGATTCTTTGACCTTTTCCAGAACGACCAGGGTATTTTCTTTGTGATATAGATATCGAAAATGAAAGGTATGACGATTAATCCCCACCAGCTTCGCACCCAGATGAGGAAAACAAGATAGAGAAGAATAGCAATAGCACATTTAATCCATTGTGCACGTGTGGCTTGTCTCATAGTGGTATATTTATATTAGAACCTTTATTCGTTTAAGAACGGAAATAAGTTTTTCATTCCCAGGAAACCTTCGTGATGCGCGGTGTATTCGGCGGCCAATATAGCTCCGAGTACGAAACCGCCCCGGTTCTTGGCATCGTGAGTGATTGAAATGCTGTCAATATCAGACTCATAACGAACAGTATGAATACCGAAAACTTCACCTTCGCGGATAGAACTGATCGGAAGTTCGTCCGGAGCGCAGTCAGTTGTTCCGCTGATTGTTCCGTCCGGTGCCGTAAATGTCCCTTCCACCCATTTATCCTTACGGTCTATATTCTCTAGAATACCTTCTGCCAGCGTAATGGCAGTTC
The nucleotide sequence above comes from Bacteroides caccae. Encoded proteins:
- a CDS encoding M60 family metallopeptidase; its protein translation is MKQLRKWTVAAFCSLAGVLYAQTPSYSTYQVNKDLTNFTDWTASSLSKNFKDKHLKGMESQLMKQLAEKMLRGDYNSAYLLQSYKPIPSNKVLEQQLKLTNGYSRYENITGVYLEAGENVVLVGDLHGRTVGLLIPDWMRQPTLGYQPTKDPEGWGLKKQEILLHEGVNVINVKKAGNVYVDYFADDPDTAPAVTIHFVTGKVNGYFDATVQSNEDWNRLLDNAVSPVMDVKGKYIQLAYPVEQLKKLTYGKGKELAENYDKVMQVQYDFSGATKYNRIPKKRILARVNFNYFMFRDGDGVAFEGTDGTMKAAIGPEVTTNWGIHHEIGHVMQMRPWLTWGGMTEVSNNLFSMYGTMSLGDSSRLSKRHIYEVAFSKVLNAPEKQFIMCVKDPFHKLIPFWQIQIYADKIGYKDFYADLMEHLRNQPHKGAGNASIHNMYEYIKLCCDFLKTDLTDFFDAWGFFQTGKFHVGDYGNYDFEVTPKMIEETKHYIASKNYPKPSMDVTKLTD
- a CDS encoding heparinase II/III domain-containing protein, which codes for MRNLFFNSIANMGRCTVVVFMLLFVCNMYGQQRFLSNHPRLLFTGAEEAAVKQLIQNNRLAGELAEFLKAKADTLVITPQKPYLKDKYGNILWTSRSYVNRLGTLALAYRLYGERKYLDAANEALLWVCNYPDWDPPHYLDTAEMATAVAIAYDWLYDALPTSTKDLVKKCLYERAIVRVLREYEKGSLGSWAKRETNWNVVCNTGMVLAALGIAEDYPKEAAVILDNAAKYMPNCLKHFAPDGVCYEGPAYWGYTTSYLTLYLKAVADNDNGKGGIAQLPGLERTALYQKRTLTPSGRLFNFGNAGADAQNSPAFFLFSRMYNQPEVAEWYREKLKLTMQDNLLLHQLFFLSLPWFDNASPKKVEKIPALEIYHNTINDIIVFNGNRNKKGSLFLIAKGGEPRQAHQHLDGGTFIVESNGVCWTEDLGADDYALPGFWDGRPDGQRWKYFRNNNFSHNTLSIDHKIQYANGEAFVCEEHTDAKQPSVKLDMTTLYKDQASSVFRTFKLLNDYTIEIMDEVDLLSPQSIVSWIASTKAQVEVKENRVRLTHEGKHFYMEIIAPAGATFKTYPAKNTYKGEYPIEGYNMLEAECGLEGGKGKVVVRMSSKRNMR
- a CDS encoding Gfo/Idh/MocA family protein — protein: MKITNFLALGICLLFGSCTMQKSTVQVNDKGTEWEWNKGTIVVKTPERPAGQESVIGLALPKMEVVRVGFVGLGMRGPGAVSRFTYIPGTQIVALCDYEKERAEKCQKYLKEASLPKAAVYSGDKGYEELCKRDDIDLVYIATDWLHHFPVAKCALENGKNVAIEVPSAMNLKECWELVDLSEKNRKHCMILENCCYDWFEMNTLNMAQHGVFGEVIRAQGAYIHNLAPFWKHYWKKGEDDKLGWRLDYNMRHRGDVYATHGLGPVAQALNIHRGDRMETLVAMDTKSVVGKDLVKENADSVCNSFRNGDHTTTLIRTANGKVIEIQHNVMTPQPYNRLYQLTGTKGFANKYPIQGYALDAEQLKASGVQPKVDDLNSHGFMPREEMVALVEKYQHPILKKYGEMAKEVGGHGGMDFIMDSRLVYCLQNGLPLDMDVYDLAEWCCLAELGELSMDNGCAAVTFPDFTRGEWNKVKGYRHAYAAPADEEAAMEKAKAFTSKLKEQGAKEWAATEE
- a CDS encoding two-component regulator propeller domain-containing protein, with translation MKRKSLLCLFLIISVAIHGNIYFKHLGKSDGLSQISVLSICQDELDRMWFGTLEGLNCYDGNQMKTYKPSPDNKDYFGGNEISHIVSDKQGNLFFTSDGKLIRYDLHKDRFLSLPLRTQTLFAHNHTIWTAVNDSVFQWDREQETFRFVYQAPFHKTIIRLYVDANNSLWLGTRNGLYRTDNIHNPSSPICVIPNINVLSLYRDSRGTMWVATFRNGMYKIENGISQQFTIQKEFGISSNDVRCFVEDNEGSIWLGTFNGLNKIDTLGHISYYQRGSKPGSLCHSSIFSLHKDRQGTIWVGTYYGGVNYFNPEVDIFHHYTESIGNENGLSFPFVGNMVEDKRGDVWICTEGGGLNCLERETGRFTHYLMDAKSAHGPFYNLKCITYDAANDQLYIGTHKQGGLCFDIPSKKVVFHSKAFGNTWIKVTFRDEKIYLLTGEGMFVKEGKGNFQKLFPQTPEANTEGSNFLIDSQNYLWITHWRRIVRINMNNPQEKYIYQYGEKGLGNYYVQSMAESHDGTLYFGTSGSGIYRFDGKKEQFTACTDIDADYCYNMDITTKGYLAISNDHGLLIYHPQTKEKQIIDVESLHLSAINEGCGLLICRNGETFVGGIEGMSSFMNSSLQKIAPNYNLYFSSLVVNNRVISVGTDDGILKSALPFVRQIELNHKENNFSISFSSNNYVNNTDRKIYEYKLEGFSKEWSKTNGNTVVFTNIPPGKYKLVIREQQQSLLDEIHAIELPILIHHPWWNTWWMWILYLCTITVIGWNIFSEARSKMQLRASLAQEKLEKEKNEELIQAKLQFFANISHEFRTPLTLIIAQIEALLQVNSLSPFLRSRLTKIYRNTFQFKELISELLDFRKMERGKLHLNVCQMDLIPYLRQIHQDFTDQANLQNIQFIFHTEAENLLCWFDGRQLRKVFTNLLSNAFKHTPEKGKIELSITDKGDSIYIKVIDSGKGIPPKALPFIFDRFYQADENFSSPGSGIGLALSKGIVELHHGQIEVQSAIDYGSIFTVILPKENLFKDDNDVTFIEATKAESATILAPFTETTETEECAETPEPIFIERTDKDCVLIVEDNEELLQLLTDLLSPLYRIVIAMNGKDGLQKAMEERPDLILSDVMMPEMNGIEMCSKIKTDFDLCHTPVVLLTALTSNDKKLEGLQCGADEYIGKPFNNKMLQARIANILRNRKLLKQKFSQEMTTSESPAEIEIQALALNPIDAKFLEQLEETVKAHLSDSEFDVGALAKEMALSRSAFYNKLKALSCMSPNEFIMNARLKYAAELLRNHPELQITEIAYQAGFSSLRYFRHCFKACFNQSPQEYRGK